In Formosa haliotis, the sequence CTGGGGTTGAAATTAAGGATTGGAAAAAAGTAACCACTCAAGTTCCTGGTTTGCCCAAGGAGGCAGAAGGTCACGTGTTTGAAGCCGATGTTTCGGATAAATTTTTAACACTTTTTGATGATGAAGGCATGCTGCCCCGGGCACAATCTAAAGAATATAAGCCTTTAAATACAAGTACTAGAACAGAACTTCATTTTTCGAAAGGAGAATTGAAAAATTGGGATAATGTTGAAGATGTTGAAATTTTGGTACGTCCAACACGTGATTGGATTGTAAACATGTTACCTCTTGCTTCTGTAAATGAGGAAAAGGGCATTGCTACAACTTCGATTGAAGCCACTTATGCTATGCAAAGAAAAGGGTATTGGGTAGAAAACGTATTGGAAGCACTTGATAAACCTGGAGAATGGGTTCTTAATACCAAGGAGGGTAAAGTGTATCTGTGGCCTAGAAATAAATCGGCTGTTTTTGCACCTAAACTTTTAGAATTAATTCGTGTAGAAGGTAGCATTGATTTTGATGGACCTAAAGACACGCCAGTACGTAACCTTCATTTTCGTGGGCTAACCTTTAAACATGCCGAACGTTATACTTTAACTAAACACGATGCAGGTTTGCAACACGATTGGGATATGTTAGATAAGAACAATGCCATGGTACGTTTTCGTGGTACAGAAAATTGTTCGATTGACAAAAGCCATTTTTTATACGGAGGCAGCGGTGCCATTCGTGTGGATTTACACGGTATAAATAATAGAATGTCCAACAACCATATTGAGCATATGGGCGGTGGCGGAATTCTGCTTTGTGGGTATGGCCCAGGAACCAAAGACGTCAATAAAAAGAATACGGTTTATAATAATAACATCCATCATGTTGGTGAAATTTATTGGCAATCACCAGGGATTTTCCTTTGGAATAGCGGCGAAAATCGGGTAGCCAATAACCTAATTCACGACACCAATTATTGTGGGTTAATTGTTTCTGGTTGTGTGATTCGTTTTTTCAAACATTCTAAAATTCGTGAGCAATATCGCGCGATTAGATGGCATGAAATTGGCGATTTACCAAAAGAATTAACTCCCGATATAGTGCGCCCTTATTGGCATAGTAGAAATAATGTTATTGAATATAACGAAATTCATAACGTCATGAACAAGCTAGGCGATGGAAATGGCATCTATATCCGTGCTTCTGGCCCAGGGAATATTATTAGAAGAAATTATATTCACGATTTGGTGACAGAAACAGGGAAACAAAGTGGTATTCGCACCGATGGCGGACAAATGGACGCTTTAATTGCCGAAAACGTCATCTATAAATGTACCTCACAAGGCATGATTTTAAAATTGAATAACCGTTTTGAAAACAATATTATCGCCGATATTTTTGAGCCTCGAGAAGTGTTTTTAAAAATTGTTGAAGGCCCGATGGAAGGCGCCAGTAATAAGCGTAATATTTTCTATTCTTTATCTAAAGCAAGTACTTTCATTTCTCAACCGCCACCAGGAAAGGGTTTATTTGGTGAAGATAGCCGCGGAAGAGTTCCTGCAACCATAAAAGATGTAGATTCAGATTATAACATTTACTTTAATAAAGCAGACAATAGTATTGCTGAAAAAACTTTGAAAAGTCTGCAAACAGAAGATCATTCAGATGCAAATAGTTTAGCCACCGATCCATTGTTTGTAGATATTGAACATGGCGATTTTAGGTTTCAACCCAATTCTCCGGCCTTAAAACTTGGTATTGTTCCTATTGATGTTTCCGAAATAGGGTTGCGTCCAGTGGAATAATAGGAGTCCACTAATTATCATACAATAAAATATTTTTAATACATAACACTCAAATTTGGTTTTTTCATTTTGGGTGTTTTTTTGTTTTTGCAGGGGTAATATTTATTGTTT encodes:
- a CDS encoding right-handed parallel beta-helix repeat-containing protein — translated: MKKHFTLALTWLMACFIICSCSSAQTESDNRADFYVSTKGSDKWSGTLAAPNANRTDGPFVTLERARNAVRTLKKKQAKDILVLIRDGVYQLNKTVVFGLEDSGENNKITYAAYPGETPVFSSGVEIKDWKKVTTQVPGLPKEAEGHVFEADVSDKFLTLFDDEGMLPRAQSKEYKPLNTSTRTELHFSKGELKNWDNVEDVEILVRPTRDWIVNMLPLASVNEEKGIATTSIEATYAMQRKGYWVENVLEALDKPGEWVLNTKEGKVYLWPRNKSAVFAPKLLELIRVEGSIDFDGPKDTPVRNLHFRGLTFKHAERYTLTKHDAGLQHDWDMLDKNNAMVRFRGTENCSIDKSHFLYGGSGAIRVDLHGINNRMSNNHIEHMGGGGILLCGYGPGTKDVNKKNTVYNNNIHHVGEIYWQSPGIFLWNSGENRVANNLIHDTNYCGLIVSGCVIRFFKHSKIREQYRAIRWHEIGDLPKELTPDIVRPYWHSRNNVIEYNEIHNVMNKLGDGNGIYIRASGPGNIIRRNYIHDLVTETGKQSGIRTDGGQMDALIAENVIYKCTSQGMILKLNNRFENNIIADIFEPREVFLKIVEGPMEGASNKRNIFYSLSKASTFISQPPPGKGLFGEDSRGRVPATIKDVDSDYNIYFNKADNSIAEKTLKSLQTEDHSDANSLATDPLFVDIEHGDFRFQPNSPALKLGIVPIDVSEIGLRPVE